From the Chiroxiphia lanceolata isolate bChiLan1 chromosome 6, bChiLan1.pri, whole genome shotgun sequence genome, the window CTAAAATAGTGTGAGTACTTGATTGTTTTAATTGTTTACTATTATGGTGGGTGTTACaacttgaaaatgttttgctgttaaGACTTTTTTTGGCTTTATATATATCATTTAGTGttaaggttgaaaaaaaaatcagtatgtcGAAATTTAGATTTAGCTCTGTTCTTCCCCCagttataaaaatactttaatttcttACTTTGCATTGGAATTTGATTGTACTAATATTATTTACACacactcccttttttttttttttttttttttttttgtgagaacaGAAAGTGGGACAAGGAAAAACCACAGCTCTCTGGAAGGCACACCAATTTACGAGCGTCAGCTTTCTGGTGACAGTCCCCATTCATTGAATGCAGACTCCTTTTCCATGACCTCCAGCATAATGAGTGGCAGCATTGATCATTTGAGCACTGGATCTCCAGATCAGGAAAGCATGTTCAGTATGGAGTCCCATACGATCTTGCAAGAAGATAATGGTTCAGAAACTTTCAGTGTCCTACAGTCTCCTGAGTCAGCAACTGTActaattaatgaagaaaatggaGAGGTAGTTGATTTGCAGAAACTTCCAAACAGTGACAGTGGCATGGGTACTTCAGCTATTATAGATACTTTGACATCTGCATCTCCTCTGATCCTCACAGAAGACTTGACAAGCAGTATTGATGGTGAATATAATGGTAGTGTGGTTTCTGCAAGCAAAGAATGCTGTCCTGGAAAGCTGAGccaagaggaggagcaggattTTCCTATGTTGTGTAAAATAGATGAAGATTTGGATAAAATGAAGCTGCAGGATACTGAAAAGTCTTTTGAAGGGCCAGACCTTACAGACCAGACGTTTTTGGAATGTGACCATACATTTGGTGTTCAGACATCACTGACACCAAAGGAAAGTGATGAAATTGGTAGGGAAGACCAGCAGGAGCTCTCCCTAATCCACAGCACTCTGTCAGACCCTTCTGCGCTCCGCTTTGACATCTCTAACGATGTTTGTTCGGATAACGCTTCCATTTCTGGATGGAATTTTGAAAGTGCAATCAAAGCTAAATCTAGTGCTAGCACTGCTGAATGGGTAGCAGACACTCATGAAAGTAAGACTGAGAAATCTGCCTCAAGTGATGAAGAGGATATTTATGGCCATGGATTACCGTATTCATCCTCGGAGACCAGCATGCCTGAAGCTGGTGCTGTGCCTGGCTCACAGGATGTGGCCAAGATAAGCGCCGATGAAATGGTGCTGTTAAAATCTGATCAggtatttgttttcagtttagtTAAAGTACCTCTTaactttcaaaagaaacagcttttcaaaagcagCGTTCCTGTAATTACTGTCCTTTAAATCTGTagagagcaatttttttccGCTTCATTCGAGTAaacaagtaaagcaaaaaaccaaaagcaacaCGTAACTCTTACAAAATGTGATGTATCTGACTTCAGAATGGGTGATGTGTGCTTACAATGAAGAGaagctgctctggctgtgttATTCCCAGCTCAACAAAAATGATGTTAGAAAGCCATCCATTACAGAGTGAGCAGTAAAACTGAGTCATGCTCAAGTACTGCACATTGTTTGGGTCTCCAGTAGCCCAAATTCTGTGTGAATGCTGTTCCCAAATTCAAGTGACTTCATGGGGAATTAATGCTGATTATCTCACATGACTGGCTCCTGGTTAAGGGTTATTTTACCTGTAAACACTCAAAATAAGGATTAGTCTCTGTGCCCTAGCCAGCAGTTAGAACTATTTAAAACGatgacagtttctttttttctgttatccctttttcctttattgttatttttctgttattcctctttcctttattgttatttttatgttatcaCTCTTTCCTTCACTGTTATTTTGTGGATGAATGTTTCCAGAAACAATAATTCTCATCAGACTATAGAAAAGAAGtactaaaaattaattataaaaccTGCAAAACTACCAGACTTACTGGAATTTTTAGCAGAAGTCTGAAGAAGGAAATGCAGTTCTTctaagttggggttttttttaggtctgtggtttttttttttttttttttttttttttagatctgtAACAGCCTTGAATTGAGAGCAACCAAGAATTTGTTCATAAAGGCTGAGTTACAAGTTGGTGGGGTCCAGTCTAGTAACAACTGCAGCCTAAACTGTAGAAGGCTTCTAGTTTCAGGTTATTGTGTTCTCTCACTGTGGCATGTTCAGAAAGGCTCTGCTAATCCTTTCGTTGCAGGTCACTTGTGCAGTGCTTGAGTTCATGGCACACGAGCCATCAAAATTTCAGACAGCAGCCTGCAAACCAAACTTCTGCAAGACATGGGTCCTGTACCATACAGAGAGTACTGGAGTTGGATATTTTAGCTGTCTCTGCACTCTAGCTGTCTTGTACCCTTTGCTCATCACTTCCTAGACAATGAATAATTTCCTGCACTAAAGACAGACTGTAGCTTTTTATGTATTCCTTTTTTCCACCTGCCATTTTCTTTAAGTATGTGTTCTTTAACTAATAAGATTTTCCACTTTTTGGAGGTGGATGACAGTGTggaggggtttggtttttttgctaaaaCTGTTGTTCTAGCAGTCTTATTGTGCAGTACATAGAGAACACTGACAgatgtagtttttattttacacaagGCAAATTTATTCAATGATTAAGGTTACTTAAGATTCTTAAGTTCAGCggtttttaatcaaaacatgGGAGGTGCTGTACTTATATACCCGTTTTCTTGTGCAGTTGGAAGTCACCTGACACTGTTCTGACTGTACAGTTTTTAGTTTGCAGAGAGCTGGATGGGGTACTCTGGCCCTGGTTATGGCATCCTGAGCCTGGTTGTTTCAGAAAAGTACATTTGGTGCCTGGACTACCGAGGCAGCCTGTACTGCAGTGCCCTTCCTGCGGCCGGGCTGCGCTGGCAGAAGTTTGAGGATGGAGTCCAGCAAGTGGCAGTGTCCCCGTCAGGTAGGTTGGTTTCTGCTGCCCTGTCACCTCGAAAACTTGCATAAACTTGggcattttctttgctttttttgtttaattagaTGAAACTTGTAATTTTTGAGATTACAGATAGAGTTCAGTGCAAATGTAATTTCCACTTAGGCAGTTcattggtttttatttaaatacgGTGTTTATGAAAACTTGGTTGTTTATGGCTTGTTTCACGTAAAAGTAatgtgttggttttttaaaaaaaaaaaaacacctcacaGTTACATGACTTCACTACCTCTGCATCCCATGTTGTAGTGTAAGTGGCTGTCTTTCTAATGGGTTCATGTTGCATTTTGGAAGATTTTCAACCTGAGTTTGCCTGATTGAAGTGAACTTCAGAAGTAGCAGTTCAGTGGTAGGCAGAGATGAATGAAGAGCTCCCTTTCTCTACAAAACCTTGATTTTTGTTACAGAACTACACAAATTCTTTACTatgggggtggtgaggcactggaacaggttgcccagagaagctgtggatgccccatccctgcaagtgttcaaggccgggttggatggggccctgagcaatctggtGTAGTGGAAGCTCTCCCTGTCCATATcaaggggagttggaactagttgatctttaaggtccccttcctcccaaaccattctgtgattgacaaatttaaaattctttttgttgtAAATGTTGAATTGCTTTTGCATATGTGTGGATTTGttgatttgatttctttttaaatactgaagaaaaaatgccttttaaggTTTGATGCATTTGCATATGAATTTGTTCTGAGTGGTTGGGAAGGAGGATTATGttggattaaaaaataagtagGTTTTGGTTATAAACTTGTTACTTTTGGCCTTCCAGATTGTTCCAGGACTGGTGGGAAAATACAAGTTTCTCAGCTATTTCCATTAGTTTTTCTCCTGCCTTGCCGCTACTTTTCTTCCCTATTGTTTCTAAAAGCacatcttcccttctctttttaggggaagaaagaaattctaTTTAATCTGTAGCTGACCTTTGTTATGGCTAAAACAATTTAGGAGTAGTTTTACTAGGTGAGATCATAGGTTCATCCAGCTCAGTATCTTACCCGTAAGAGTGGTCAAAAGCAGGTCCCTgcagaaaaggcaaagcaatTGGGCATGTGTGAAGTGTGCCCTTGGTAGTTTCAGGCTACAGTTGGTGGCTCAGAGATTTCTTGGGCAAAAGCTTGTTCTTCTGCATTTACTATCCTTCAGTTCCAGGAACTCACCCAGCTTTTCATTGAATCTATGGAAGCTTCTAGCATTTTTGCCATGGACGTATTAATGCAGGAGCACGTTAACCACAAATGTCAAAGTGGAATCAAATGCTACTTTGTGGAATTATTCAAAGGAGGTTAATATGACAATGTACTGTTCTGGTATGAACTAGCAGTTAAGTTTGGgcttctgtttggttttctttttctaagctGTCCTTGCTAATTCAAATGAGGGGAGAATTCTTGTGAAGGATTTGTGCAGTGGCATTGCTGAGTAATGAGAAGGTAATAACACTGCCCAGTGCAGGGTGGCCAGCACACCTGGTCAGTCACTTGTGACTGGTCCACAAAAGCTGTGATTTACTACTAATATTTATGAAAGGTGAAAGTACCAAAATTAAACCCTCTTCCTTTATGCACCAAGGATGTACCAGACTAGGACAGAAGCAAGCCATGAACTTTAGTCTCTCAGCATTGGCCCTGACATGGAACTTGCTTGTTAGTGCTCGGTATTTAACTGAGGAAAAGTAACTTGcatttgaacattttaaaatcacacaTATTCTAATGGTATATGCATTTCAGCAGTTCTTAGGAAAGTTAGTCACTGCTCTggtcttgcttttaaaaaaaaaaattccaagtgTTTTTTAATCTTGCATTTTTGTTTAATGctactgctttccttttcctctcccattgATTTGGGTGTAGGTAGGACACATCAGCTGAGCCTGTTACAGTAATTGCTGAGTGCTGTTATGTTCTCTCTTAACTCCTCATATAGGGGCTCTTCTCTGGAAGATTGAGCAGAAGACTAACAAAGCCTTTGCTTGTGGAAAAGTAACTATAAAAGGAAAACGCCACTGGTATGAGGCTTTACCCCAGGCTGTATTTGTAGCTTTAAGTGATGACACCGCCTGGATTATCAGAACAAATGGAGATCTGTATCTGCAAACAGGTACCTGAATTAATTACAAGCTCTTTGAGTTTTTGCAGGCTGAGATCATTAGATTTCAAATCTATAGAATGGCCACAGTTTGCTATAAACTTTTATCTGCAGCCAGGACATAGGGAAGCCTTTTTATCCTGAGAAAAGTTTGGAAACAGTTGTGAAGTATTGTGTAATTAGGAGAGTGGAAAAGCCAGTTCATGGACACTTTTTATGTGTGCCAAGTGGAGTACCTACAGTATAGAGAGTTTATGACATGGAGAGGATATAGGATGGAtgcagagaaatggaaagggattgcagaaaatatgaaaataatatcCTTGCTTTGACAGTGGTATGGTGCACTGAAACAACTTTAACAGTTTTAGAAGGACTTTGAAAGGCGATGAGATATTGTGTGGCTGTTCAGAAGGAATTTAGGTATGGGagcagaaaaggggaaaatatttgtattgtgTTTTGAAAAGCACAGATCTCTTGAAGGTAAGAGTTACCACTTGATAATGAAAGTGTTCGGAGACAGATCATGAAGTGCTTTGGAAGTATAAACAAGTGGTATGTATTTCATGTGATAGAGAAAGTGAAGCCATGGAGGAATGGAATGGGCTGTGGAGCAGCAATCTTTACAGCTGCCTTCTTGTTGGATGTGAATGAGGCAAGGACTGGAAAAGGCACAGTGCAGTGTCAACTTTGAAGTCATGGCCTTAGTTTTAAGTTCTCCAGTGAATAGAAGAGGATACATTTGGAAGGTGTTATGCAAACAATATTAATGCTAAATACAAGGAGCAAGGATGAAGGTGCAAGTTTTAGAGTTAAAGGAGAAAAGTATTGAGGACTCCTGGGCATGCTGGTGTTGCACAGAGAGCTGGCTTGGTAAGGAAAAATTACCAATAATATGATGAAGGAATTACTGGAGAATGATGAGGAAGACTGAGGTAAAGGGGAAACTGTAAGTCATACTAAAGCAGGACAACATTTTAGAGTTGCTATCAAAATTctcatttacttttaattttggtgctctcctattttctttttaaaatttaattactaTAGCACAATACAGAAATTCTTTGTGATTAAGAAAACTGTTTAAGTACACATAATTGTTTTGAAGATAATCTACtcaaattactttcttttaattaaatgtagTAGTTACAGAGAAATCAAGTGGCCCTGCCCATGGTCACATGCATAGTGCCAGCCAGCTTGGATAGTGGTGATCAAGAGTGAACTTTTGATGCCAATCACACAGGGCTCTGTGGAGGTTTGAATCAATATTTTTCTGCCATGTGAGAGATTGGTTTGATTACATCAGGTTACATTCTGCTGTTCTTAGGCTCCTAAATTTGTCTTTTGATGCGAGAAGTAAATTTGCAGTATATATGTCTTGTTAATGTGAGACAACCAGTAGAAATTGTTTCTCCAGGATTTTTTCATTCCCTTCACTGTCTTGTCTAACATTTATAACAAAAGTGTGTGCTCAGAGGTTTAGAAATGAGCATGAGATTAAACAAAAACTGTGTCTCCTGAGGTGTTTCACGTGGAGCTGTGTAAATCAAGCTTCAGTGTAATTGTGAAGAAGATATGTTCCTCTAGATTAGATATATAGATGTGTGCAACGTGCCTGTAAAGCTAGCAGaacctctctgctcctttcagtACTACAGACTGTGGCATGCTCTTTTGCAATTGCTCTGCAGCCACTATTCAGATGAGGTTGCTTCTCTCCCTGGCATGTTTTGGGCAAAAGTTCTTCCTTAACTGGCTTTTCCTTTGATGCTTCTGTCAGGTCTAATAGAGGTTTTATAAATGGAGATTCCTGGTACTGACActagagggagaaaaggaacagaaatgacAGAACATGACTAGTGGGCCCTGCAGGATGTTGAAGGATGTACAGtgctttatttcttaaaatgtaaactCACCTATATTAGAGGAAATTATTAATAgtttacagaaaggaaataatgatCAAGTGACAAATGTTAGCGTGTCAAGGATATtcctcttctcattttcttttgctgagtTGCTTtatctcttctctttttgttgCAAAAAGCCGAAGTTTGTAAAGCAATCCTCATTTTTTGATTTCTAGGCCTGAGTGTGGATCGTCCTTGTGCCCGAGCAGTAAAGGTTGACTGCCCTTATCCACTGTCACAGGTTACATCCAGAAATAATGTAGTGTGGGCCCTGAGTGAGCAGCGGGCCCTGCTGTACCGGGAGGGAGTGCGCAGCTTCTGTCCTGAGGGAGAGCAGTGGAAGAGTGATATTGTCAGGTAATGGCACTGTGGTGggacatttcttcttttattaagTACTGCTGCCATAATGGCTTTGATGAGCTCACCAGTTATttgagggtttgtttgtttttttttcccctgagattAAATCTCAGCATTTTCTTGGTCATCCAGTCAcagatttttataaatactttgtGTAGTTGATATTTAGCTTTGTAGTTGATCCTGTGCTCGCAGTAGTTGTTTTGTGCTCAAGTTAAAAGCCCTGAGTCTCTACTGCTGGCTTTGAGAGTCTAGAATGTAGTCTCTCTTGTGACATCAGCTTGAAGCAAGTataggaagaaattccagcTCTTGTCATCATATGATTTTATCTACTGAATATTCTATTGTGAAGCTTTAACTTGCCTTACCTCACAGCCTGGTATTTTGGCCCTTGAAAAGTCTAAGAAACTACTCAGTATCTTGTTCAAACCTGAAATTTGCATGCACTTTAATTGGTTTATTTAATGACAAAGCTGCCTGACCTACACCTTAGCTACATTTAGTGTTCCTGGGGTTTGTTAAAATTGCAGAAAGCAGTCAGTATTTGTTCTTAAATTGTCGAGAAAGGTTATCTGAAAGAACTAGCATTGTTTGCTACCTTTTCAGTGTCTGATACAATCACCTGTTGTATTTCTGAGCTTGAAAATTGTTTACTTATGCAGAAAACTTGCAGTCCTAAATTCAGCATTTATCTTTGCCATATAGTTAGATTGAGTTTTCTGTTTATGGTCCCTGAACTGCTAATATTGTTCTCAGAATAGGTCAAGAAAGTTGGAGGAGACACATGTATGAGGCTGTTTTATCAAAAACTCAAAGAACACAGCTCTTGATTGcttaaaatagtttttgtttagttttattgTTATCTTGTTATCTTTGAAACTTGTATCCAAGTTTCAAATCTTTAGTAATCTTTGAaggacttattttttttttattgttgaatGTTTATTACTTATACAAActaatgaaatataaattactGAATGACTTTGAAAATTTGATATCAGATGTGTTTTTTAGCTTGGCCCCACTGAGTTCAATCATTTTAAACTGCTATTAGCATTGTAACAGCTTCCTTAAAATACCATAAACATAAATTTGAAGtaaggtttttaatttttttgcttgtttgcatTTCCAGTGAAATGCAAGCTTTGGAACCAGTGTGCATAACCCTTGGAGATCAGCAGACATTATGGGCTTTGGATATCCATGGCAATCTCTGGTTCAGAACTGGTATAGTTTCAAAGAAACCACAAGGAGATGATAACCATTGGTGGCAAGTaggcatttttttattttactttcagtttAGTCTTTTAGCTTGGGTATattatttgtgttgttttcctACAAGATGctaagataaaaattaattgctcGATACATTACAGCACTCTTTATTCAGTATATTAAAACTGCGGTGTGGCTATGGCTGAAATCTCTTTTCATGTCTGCCATaaagggtggggggaaaaaccaTCCCATGGTCATCCAGAGCAGCATCACAGGAGTTTTCaagaacagaagaaatgctCTGCCAGGTGATATCAATGGTGAATGTAGCCTGGTACCTTTACAGTGGCAGTAGAACATGCTGTTGAGGCAGAGCATCAGATTGTCTGCCTGCTGAATGCAGTCTCTTCTCTTGTCTTCCAGTGCCCATCCTTTTCCTTAGctgagtaaaataaataataagtaactgtgcaaaaaaaatgtgttacaCATTTTTCCATTCAGTTGAGGTTTCTTTGAACTGTGTGGAGCTGTTTGCCTCAGTCACTGCTCATGTGGGTAAAAACAACTCAGTCCTGCAAGTGCTGTCTGGTTTTGATTTAGAATTCATGACTCTGgtttctccagcttttcttgttttccccaGAGACAGGAGTGGGGAAGAAGAGGGTACAAAAATTGTTATACAGAAAATTCGTTTGTCTACATGCCTACCTAAGTTAAAAGAATTTCAGTTTATGTGCATATATAATCTCTTCTTGCATGTGGGCATCATGAGTATCTTGGCTTTGAGGTTATTGGCAAACTGGTTCTCTTTTTGTGCTCTTAggcatttccttcctttctaaGAGTATCCCAGAGTGTTGCCAACCTAGTTGTCCATGGCCGAACTTGGGCAATTGCTTACTTAGACCACCTCCTTCATTATGAATTAAAATGTTCATGAGGTTGTTGTAAAGGAGTATTGCATACAAGTTTTTGTGATGTGGTTTGAATTGCCACACTGCTcaaatttctctcttcctttggGAAATTGAAAATTCACCTCTTGGTTTGCAGAGTTCAACATGTTTTTAGAGGCAGAGAAGAGGTGACATCCTAAAAAGAAGGGCTTTTATAAATGCAGAATTCTAAATGGATTGTTGGGTAGGAGGGAGTTGTAAGCTGATGCTTAATATTGATTGTGGTTTATTAGCAAGACACTTATTCAAAAtgtaccttttttatttttcccctcctgcacTTTGAAGCTTTCTAAACTCTTGGTAGATTTCCTGTCCATAAAgaacacacaccaaaaaaaaccagcttctGGTAGAAGATTGTGCAGTTCAGCCAAAAGCTTAATTAATTATcaagaggacttttttttcccccaggtgAGCATCACTGATTACGTAGTGTTTGACCagtgcagcctgttccagaCAATAATCCAGGCAACTCATACAGTGGCAACAGCAGCTCAGGCACCTGTGGAGAAGGTGGCTGATAAGCTTCGAATGGCATTTTGGTCACAGCAGCTTCAGTGTCAGCCCAGCCTCCTCGGAGTTAATGGCAGTGGAGTCTGGATCTCTTCAGGCAAAAATGAATTCCATGTAGCAAAAGGAAACTTAATAGGTTGGTGTGTTTTTACatctaatatttttaagttaagAAAATTAGGAGGAAATAACTAACTACAGCACCACAAAAATTACCCGTGGCAAGTCAGGGCAGCTTTAACaaacatgtttaaaaattaaattaaatgattCATTAGCATTTAGTCTTAAATAGTTTCTCatttaaagggaaatattttttgtggaaaagTCGTTGTCAGCTGGTGAGCTGTGCACAAGTAACTCCTTCTAACACCTACACTTCTCTGGGATGAGAAGTCTCTTCTCTGGGATGAGAAGGCAGTCTTAAGCTTAAGTTTTATTTAGCACAATGGAGTCTGGTTCACCATCAGTGTGACTATGCAAAACAGTAATGTTATGGTTTTACAGTGCTAGTAGAggaattgctttatttttcttgctttatttctcaaaatagaATTTTGATTTGGTACATTTCTTCATCCAGGTAAATGCTAACAATAGGCCTAGGACATTGTTTAACCTCATGACCAAATTGGTCCCCTGTTGAAGACAACTAATCTTGTCCTTGATCCTTTTCTGAATTCtagttttctctctgtgtgtatacatatgtatCAGGAGGAagttttccccctcccctcaaCAGTTTCTTAGAAGATTTACATAGAAAATCTTGTCTAAATGATATTTAATAATTGATCGCAATAGAATTTCTTTCAAACTGTAACATTTTAAGTAACAACAAATTCtaagagaaaattaagtttCATATTAATGCCGCCCTGTCCTTTCTTTCAAGGCACTTATTGGAATAATATTGTGCCTCGTGGTACTGCTTCTGCCACAAAGTGGATTTTTGTGTTGGCTTCCACAGCTTCATCTAAAGAAGGTTAGTGAATCAACAGTGCAGGCATAtaatatctgatttttaaatagaGTGGAATTGATGGTGTAAGTAATTAAATGTCCTGAATTACTTCAAATTTTGGGTGTCTCTTCTATGTGCAGGGATCTAAAGTATTTGAAGTACGGTGAAAATATGTCTGTAAAACTACTGGAGATTAAAATAACATATTATTCACTCTCACCTTTGGTGTGGAGTGGCATCCAGCAGAGAAATGGGCAGTTCTTTAAGAGCAGTAACTCCCTAAATTGCCGATGCACGAATCACCAGAATTTGTAATAGGAAATCTTGGAGCATGCTCTGCTGGAATGCCTGTACTAACCGAGTGTTTCCCCTGTCAGTACAGTTATTGCAGCAGAATTGCACATTTCATCAGTAAAACGGAGACCACGCTAGGGAATTGAACTTCTAGGTACAATAGTTAGCAATTCCATTATCTAAGTACACTGGCTTTATTGGCAAAAATATATGATTTAGAGCTGAAAAAGAATACTTTGTGTTCAAAGGATAAGAGCAAAAGAATAAAGGGAGGTGATAGTGCATTGTTACGTGTGTCTTTTTTCTGTTAGTTTcttcaaatgaaacatttcttcaaaTGAGATCACTTAGTACTTAATTTGAGAGAGTATTTAAGTGCCTAAATGATGGCTTAGGATGTGTATTTTTACTTCAAAGTCTTACCTTATGAACATAGCCAACAAGCTTTAGTTTTGCCTTCGAATGCACtgatcattttttttcagaaaaaaagtaaatgtgtaAGCTTTCTCAGAGTGGAttaggaattattttaataacagaaatgtCCTTCCCGTAGGAAGCTTTCTGTGGCTGTGCCAAAGCAACAAGGATCTGTTTTGTGTCAGTGATCAGAATCCTCAGTTTCGTCCTTCTACAGTCCAGCTGCCACCGGAGGCCGAGATGGTGCACTACTCTGCCTGCCAGGATGCCATTTGGGGTTTGGATAGTCTTGGGCAGATATTTATCAGAACACTTTCATCCAGCTGCCCAACAGGGATG encodes:
- the TECPR2 gene encoding tectonin beta-propeller repeat-containing protein 2 isoform X1; the encoded protein is MASVASPVIFKEFCPLYYLLNAIPTKIQKGFRSIVVYLTALDTNGDYIAVGSSIGMLYLYCRQLNQMKKYNFEGKCESITFVKLLSCFDDLVAVGTASGRVAVFQLVSSLPGRNKQLRRFDVAGIHKSSITALAWSPNGMKLFSGDDKGKIVYSALDLDQGICNSSLVLEEPSSIVQLDYNQKVLLVSTLQRTLLFYTEEKSVNQVGTQPRKNTGKFGACFIPGLCKQSDLTLFAARPGLRLWKSDVHGTVQATFILKDVFAGGIKTFELYPRLEPPDRGSYSSPEKHFGLVSCFFREGWVLTWNEYSIYLLDTVNQALIGGLEGYGDIVSVSCTNNEIFLLKGDRDIIRISSRPEGLSSIDTSPKLLTPSSVVSSVSSSPSVETDKKMVTSLLVAGDKNGSSVKDDLETPTLSEKSFDRMGDLSNEMRKRGCSVVSESRSRSSSVNSVDSGSSFMMCADQLSEAQREGQLSSQRFSTISSEDFDQELIVKPIKVKKKRKKKQESGTRKNHSSLEGTPIYERQLSGDSPHSLNADSFSMTSSIMSGSIDHLSTGSPDQESMFSMESHTILQEDNGSETFSVLQSPESATVLINEENGEVVDLQKLPNSDSGMGTSAIIDTLTSASPLILTEDLTSSIDGEYNGSVVSASKECCPGKLSQEEEQDFPMLCKIDEDLDKMKLQDTEKSFEGPDLTDQTFLECDHTFGVQTSLTPKESDEIGREDQQELSLIHSTLSDPSALRFDISNDVCSDNASISGWNFESAIKAKSSASTAEWVADTHESKTEKSASSDEEDIYGHGLPYSSSETSMPEAGAVPGSQDVAKISADEMVLLKSDQFAESWMGYSGPGYGILSLVVSEKYIWCLDYRGSLYCSALPAAGLRWQKFEDGVQQVAVSPSGALLWKIEQKTNKAFACGKVTIKGKRHWYEALPQAVFVALSDDTAWIIRTNGDLYLQTGLSVDRPCARAVKVDCPYPLSQVTSRNNVVWALSEQRALLYREGVRSFCPEGEQWKSDIVSEMQALEPVCITLGDQQTLWALDIHGNLWFRTGIVSKKPQGDDNHWWQVSITDYVVFDQCSLFQTIIQATHTVATAAQAPVEKVADKLRMAFWSQQLQCQPSLLGVNGSGVWISSGKNEFHVAKGNLIGTYWNNIVPRGTASATKWIFVLASTASSKEGSFLWLCQSNKDLFCVSDQNPQFRPSTVQLPPEAEMVHYSACQDAIWGLDSLGQIFIRTLSSSCPTGMHWTKLDLTQLGAVKLISLTCGNQHVWACDTNGGIYFRVGTQPLNPSLMLPAWIMIEPPIQPVGINLVSIHSSPNDQMLWAIDSKWNVHVRVGITDEMPVGTDWEHVPGLQACQLAISTRTVWARCPNGDVARRYGITDKNPAGDYWKKIPGNVSRLTVTPLDELWAISTSGSLLQRLTKTFSHSHSLQKNNDTSVLLHPDDFEDEWEVI